A window from Salvia miltiorrhiza cultivar Shanhuang (shh) chromosome 2, IMPLAD_Smil_shh, whole genome shotgun sequence encodes these proteins:
- the LOC131008242 gene encoding phytohormone-binding protein-like, with translation MKKEETGEVKVRVGIERLWGALVNDLSSLLPVLIPNLVTEGEMLQGDGGLGTVYHFKFGPGVPNMRYQKEEVVELDESVHRIGLQVIEGGRLGLGFTYYKNSFQLTATGDSETRVDATVDYETELQETNVPAGESVKSGIAFIQELETFLLNQQPSNHSL, from the exons atgAAAAAGGAAGAAACAGGTGAAGTTAAGGTTAGAGTGGGGATTGAACGCCTATGGGGGGCTCTCGTCAACGATCTGAGCTCTCTTCTTCCGGTGCTCATCCCAAATTTAGTGACGGAGGGCGAGATGCTGCAGGGCGATGGCGGCCTTGGCACTGTTTATCACTTCAAATTTGGCCCCG gtGTGCCAAATATGAGGTACCAGAAGGAGGAAGTAGTGGAACTTGATGAGAGCGTGCATCGGATTGGGCTGCAAGTGATCGAGGGGGGTCGCCTCGGTCTTGGCTTCACCTACTACAAGAACAGTTTCCAGCTGACCGCGACGGGAGATTCTGAGACTCGAGTTGATGCGACGGTGGATTACGAAACTGAGCTCCAAGAAACAAATGTGCCTGCGGGCGAATCGGTAAAGTCTGGAATTGCTTTCATTCAGGAACTTGAAACTTTTCTGCTCAACCAACAACCATCAAATCACTCACTGTGA
- the LOC131013220 gene encoding receptor-like protein kinase THESEUS 1: protein MDMVKWAAVVAAFLLCVVGTSVSMAAFTPANNYLLACGSSQNVAFLGQTYVPDSVQSSVSLKSRGDSYVATSNSTAPFPIYQSARVFRSTASYRFDIERQGRHWVRLHFYPLPGQNLTSASITVVTEDFVLLHNFSFDTFKGSYLFKEYAVNVTSNSLLVTFIPGNGSVAFVNAIEVVSVPDNLIPDQAAIISPYGQFDGLSGLALETIYRLNMGGPLITAQNDTLRRTWDNDAKYLHVNSSASNVSVNPSNIKYGDAVAPEIAPNYVYATAQTMGDASVANVNFNITWVLQVDPSFSYFLRVHFCDIVSKSLNSLIFNLYINTDTALGSLDLSNVAGNLDVPYYRDFVSKVPADSDTLTVSVGPDINADFPNAILNGLEIMKISNDAKSLTGSLTVDSILVLPPQKHKTGIIIGSVVGGLAALMLGGLCYFCLVARRSKEAHQGSSWLPLPLYGNSLTMTKMSTVSQKSGTASCISLASSSLGRFFTFQEIMDATNKFDEGMLLGVGGFGRVYKGTLEDGTRVAVKRGNPRSEQGLAEFRTEIEMLSKLRHRHLVSLIGYCDERSEMILVYEYMANGPLRSHLYGTDLPPLSWKLRLEICIGAARGLHYLHTGAAQSIIHRDVKTTNILLDENFVAKVADFGLSKTGPAIDQTHVSTAVKGSFGYLDPEYFRRQQLTEKSDVYSFGVVLMEVLCTRPALNPVLPREQVNIAEWAMTWQKKGMLDHIMDKNLVGKVNTASLKKFGETAEKCLAEHGVDRPSMGDVLWNLEYALQLEETTSALMEPDDNSTNHIPGIPLTPLEPFDNSVSMIDGVNSGTDDDAEDAATSAVFSQLVNPRGR from the coding sequence ATGGATATGGTGAAGTGGGCTGCTGTTGTAGCTGCGTTCTTGCTCTGTGTTGTTGGTACTAGTGTGTCAATGGCTGCATTCACACCTGCTAATAACTACTTGCTTGCCTGTGGATCTTCACAAAATGTGGCGTTTCTTGGCCAAACATATGTTCCTGATTCAGTTCAATCCTCAGTTTCTTTGAAAAGCCGTGGAGATTCTTATGTTGCCACCTCCAACTCCACCGCCCCTTTCCCTATTTACCAGTCAGCTCGAGTCTTCAGGAGCACGGCGTCTTACAGATTTGATATTGAGAGACAGGGCCGACATTGGGTTCGCCTCCACTTTTACCCTCTTCCCGGCCAGAATCTGACTTCTGCTTCCATCACTGTTGTGACTGAGGATTTTGTGCTTCTGCACAACTTCAGTTTCGACACTTTCAAGGGCTCGTATCTCTTCAAAGAGTACGCAGTCAATGTCACTTCGAACAGCTTATTGGTTACATTCATTCCTGGGAATGGCTCTGTTGCCTTTGTCAATGCCATTGAAGTAGTGTCTGTCCCGGACAACTTGATACCTGACCAGGCAGCTATCATTTCGCCATATGGTCAGTTTGATGGCCTTTCCGGGCTGGCTCTGGAGACCATCTATCGTCTGAATATGGGCGGTCCTCTGATTACTGCTCAGAACGACACTTTGAGGAGGACTTGGGATAATGATGCCAAGTATCTCCACGTGAACAGCTCTGCCTCGAATGTCTCTGTCAACCCTTCGAATATAAAATACGGTGATGCTGTTGCACCCGAGATAGCTCCTAATTATGTCTATGCTACTGCTCAAACCATGGGAGATGCGAGTGTGGCTAACGTGAACTTCAACATCACATGGGTCCTCCAAGTTGATCCTAGTTTCTCGTATTTCTTGCGGGTGCATTTCTGTGATATTGTGAGCAAATCTCTGAATAGTCTGATATTTAACCTATACATCAACACTGATACCGCTCTTGGGAGTCTTGACCTATCAAATGTAGCAGGCAACTTGGATGTGCCGTATTACAGAGATTTCGTCTCCAAAGTTCCTGCAGATTCAGATACTCTCACAGTAAGCGTTGGCCCTGACATCAATGCTGATTTCCCAAATGCCATATTGAATGGTCTTGAAATCATGAAGATCAGCAATGATGCCAAAAGCTTGACTGGAAGCTTGACCGTGGATTCTATCCTCGTGCTGCCTCCCCAAAAGCATAAAACTGGCATCATAATCGGCTCTGTGGTTGGTGGTCTGGCTGCACTGATGCTTGGTGGATTGTGTTACTTCTGCTTGGTGGCTCGTAGGTCAAAGGAAGCCCACCAGGGAAGCTCGTGGCTACCTCTGCCCCTGTATGGAAACTCTTTGACCATGACCAAAATGTCTACCGTTTCTCAGAAGAGTGGTACGGCCAGCTGTATCTCATTAGCTTCCTCCAGTCTTGGCCGGTTCTTCACATTTCAAGAAATAATGGATGCAACTAATAAATTCGATGAAGGCATGCTGCTCGGTGTTGGTGGTTTTGGTAGGGTGTACAAAGGAACTCTGGAGGATGGAACTAGGGTGGCTGTCAAGAGAGGGAATCCTAGATCCGAGCAAGGACTTGCTGAGTTTCGAACTGAGATTGAAATGTTATCCAAACTCCGCCATCGTCACCTTGTGTCCCTCATTGGCTACTGTGATGAACGGTCTGAGATGATTTTGGTGTACGAATACATGGCGAATGGGCCTCTCAGGAGCCATCTTTATGGAACAGATCTCCCACCTCTTTCCTGGAAACTGCGTCTGGAGATATGCATCGGTGCAGCTAGGGGACTTCATTACCTCCATACAGGAGCAGCTCAGAGCATTATTCATCGAGATGTGAAAACAACGAATATACTTCTAGATGAGAATTTTGTTGCAAAGGTGGCCGACTTTGGTCTGTCTAAAACAGGACCGGCCATTGATCAGACTCACGTGAGTACAGCTGTCAAAGGTAGCTTCGGATACCTTGATCCCGAGTACTTCCGGAGGCAACAGCTCACGGAGAAATCAGATGTCTACTCATTTGGCGTAGTTCTCATGGAGGTGCTCTGCACGAGACCGGCTCTGAACCCGGTTCTTCCTAGAGAGCAAGTGAATATTGCCGAGTGGGCGATGACTTGGCAGAAGAAGGGAATGCTGGACCATATTATGGACAAAAATCTTGTAGGGAAAGTGAATACTGCTTCTCTCAAGAAATTTGGTGAGACTGCGGAAAAATGTCTTGCCGAGCACGGTGTTGACAGGCCTTCCATGGGAGACGTTTTGTGGAACTTGGAGTATGCTCTCCAGCTCGAGGAGACGACATCAGCCCTCATGGAGCCGGATGACAATAGCACAAACCATATCCCCGGCATTCCTTTAACGCCGCTGGAGCCATTTGACAACAGTGTGAGTATGATTGATGGAGTTAACTCGGGAACGGATGATGATGCCGAAGATGCAGCCACCAGTGCGGTTTTCTCTCAGCTAGTGAATCCTCGTGGAAGGTGA